Proteins from one Deinococcus sp. AB2017081 genomic window:
- a CDS encoding NAD(P)H-dependent glycerol-3-phosphate dehydrogenase, with the protein MPLPVLGAGGWGTALAVNAVRVRSAGAAPVRLWARRPEFAAQLSHERVNAAYLPGVTLPEAVEVVADLGAAVAGADFALVTVPSVGVPELLADLPRTLGVVLCAKGLAPDGGQLSALARDMGFARVAVLSGPNHAEEIGRGLPGATVVASRDEALAHAVQRALMTPGLRVYTSSDVVGVELGGVLKNVMALAAGLSDGLGLGDNAKAALITRGLREMRRYLVALGALEDTVYGLSGLGDLVATATSRHSRNRAAGEAIARGEHPGQGGKVVEGLRTAGLLDAWALAHGHDLPIVRAVARVAAGEWTPQEGITSLMGREARAEHEE; encoded by the coding sequence ATGCCCCTGCCAGTGCTGGGCGCGGGCGGGTGGGGCACGGCGCTGGCCGTGAACGCCGTGCGGGTACGGTCAGCGGGCGCCGCACCCGTGCGGCTGTGGGCCCGGCGGCCCGAATTCGCCGCGCAGCTCTCGCACGAGCGGGTGAACGCGGCCTACCTGCCGGGCGTGACCCTGCCGGAGGCCGTGGAGGTCGTGGCCGATCTGGGCGCGGCGGTGGCGGGCGCAGACTTCGCCCTGGTGACGGTGCCCAGCGTGGGCGTGCCGGAGCTGCTGGCCGACCTGCCGCGCACGCTGGGCGTGGTGCTGTGCGCCAAGGGCCTCGCGCCGGACGGAGGGCAGCTCAGCGCCCTGGCGCGGGACATGGGCTTTGCCCGCGTGGCGGTGCTGAGCGGCCCCAACCACGCCGAGGAGATCGGACGCGGCCTGCCCGGGGCCACCGTGGTTGCCAGCCGCGACGAGGCGCTGGCCCACGCGGTGCAGCGGGCCCTGATGACGCCAGGCCTGCGCGTGTACACGAGCAGCGACGTGGTCGGGGTGGAACTGGGCGGCGTCCTGAAGAACGTGATGGCCCTGGCGGCCGGCCTGAGCGACGGCCTGGGCCTGGGCGACAACGCCAAGGCCGCCCTGATCACACGTGGCCTGCGCGAGATGCGGCGCTATCTGGTCGCGCTGGGTGCCCTGGAAGACACCGTGTACGGCCTGAGCGGGCTGGGCGATCTGGTCGCCACCGCCACCAGCCGCCACTCGCGCAACCGCGCGGCGGGCGAGGCGATTGCCAGGGGCGAGCACCCGGGGCAGGGCGGCAAGGTCGTCGAGGGCCTGCGAACCGCCGGACTGCTGGACGCCTGGGCGCTGGCCCACGGCCACGACCTGCCGATCGTGCGGGCCGTGGCACGGGTCGCGGCGGGCGAATGGACGCCGCAGGAGGGCATCACGAGCCTGATGGGCCGGGAGGCCAGGGCCGAACACGAGGAGTGA
- a CDS encoding adenosylcobalamin-dependent ribonucleoside-diphosphate reductase, with translation MTTLSDKPAQSLTNFDENAHHIAKRQYLQASDGDLSGIFWRIANWVAGAETESARTGWAQAYYDLMAEKKFCPGGRVLAGAGTAHGNVLNCFVQGATEHEPSTFEGVMEVAKKLALVTKVGGGNGVNLDVYTPRGVGSRPDAGVRGWAYMPASHADVEDFIEGLMRPPTQPDGDKQPVAVRNWTRVVYGQVIRPELVALARANGVSVVRGLPEGVQAVPDDMGGIIDAARKVADDAKLGLEPRIDLSQMRPEGAPIKGSGGTSSGPVSFLMEIFDNFLEWSNRGAEHAGPINTLRFVYAPVLRVVRQGGTRRGAGMATISIEHPDVLDFLTAKDLDREASEGDISTFNISILVTEKFWDTLQRDALWHIAAQEVPGKYHLLPQDGAYTGTLPELADREEDGARGVPLYREAQPGLFDPADDRPGIPAKWLWDQIAQHAWSTGEPGLIFSDRVNEFSALKNLGKRYEIRSTNPCGEIPLTVGEPCDLGAINLAAYVKGSDFDYATFRDDVKTCVRFLDDVLDVNVFALEDNRVASQDLRRLGLGVMGLADALIKMGLRYDSKAGRDAIYEIMSALREEAVAESERLAVERGVYPVYERNSGKIPHEPRRNVAVLTVAPTGTTSMLMGVSSGIEPVFSPFIWRKIGSEYRALLAPLFVELLETYPAPAGMDVNGKWDWDKVTEAVSENHGSVVGLNFIPEALQSVFVCAHDIKPVDHVRMQGTVQMAFDAEGLAANSLSKTINLPNNATVQDVQDAYSEAYRTGCKGITVYRDGSRQFQVLSTSKKKDKKAEETPVQAAAEVMGEKAEDTAQSPESQPVVAAVAALPQALSAQPAAPAKPQYERPARLAGITDMVKLTDPTSGHRRSFLVTVNHLNGKPVEVMVISGRAGDEANADSEALGRVVSIALQHGVPASALIKTMRGINGGLYGSYNGRLVGSKADLIAVALETFQKDMEAMQLPPLAGGSSAPAPAAAPTGVSVSSMDGMSRDRCPVCEEKAVIREEGCLKCQACGYSKCG, from the coding sequence ATGACCACCCTGTCCGACAAGCCTGCACAGTCCCTCACGAACTTCGACGAGAACGCCCACCACATTGCCAAGCGGCAGTACCTTCAGGCGAGCGACGGAGACCTGAGCGGCATTTTCTGGCGCATCGCGAACTGGGTGGCCGGCGCGGAGACCGAGAGCGCGCGCACCGGGTGGGCGCAGGCGTACTACGACCTGATGGCCGAGAAGAAGTTCTGCCCCGGCGGGCGCGTCCTGGCCGGCGCGGGCACCGCCCACGGCAACGTCCTGAACTGCTTCGTGCAGGGAGCGACCGAACATGAGCCCAGCACCTTCGAGGGCGTCATGGAGGTCGCCAAGAAGCTCGCGCTGGTCACGAAGGTCGGCGGCGGCAACGGTGTGAACCTCGACGTGTACACGCCCCGCGGCGTGGGCAGCCGCCCGGACGCCGGCGTGCGCGGGTGGGCGTACATGCCCGCCAGCCACGCGGACGTCGAGGACTTCATCGAGGGCCTGATGCGGCCCCCCACGCAGCCCGACGGCGACAAGCAGCCGGTCGCGGTGCGCAACTGGACGCGCGTAGTGTACGGGCAGGTCATCCGCCCGGAACTCGTGGCGCTGGCCCGCGCGAACGGTGTGAGCGTGGTGCGCGGCCTGCCGGAAGGTGTGCAGGCCGTGCCGGACGACATGGGCGGCATCATCGACGCGGCGCGCAAGGTCGCGGACGACGCGAAGCTGGGCCTGGAGCCCCGCATCGACCTCTCGCAGATGCGCCCGGAAGGCGCGCCCATCAAGGGCTCGGGCGGCACGAGCAGCGGCCCCGTGTCGTTCCTGATGGAGATCTTCGACAACTTCCTGGAGTGGAGCAACCGCGGCGCGGAGCACGCCGGGCCCATCAACACCCTGCGCTTCGTGTACGCCCCGGTGCTGCGCGTCGTGCGGCAGGGCGGCACGCGGCGCGGCGCGGGCATGGCGACGATCAGCATCGAGCACCCGGACGTGCTGGACTTCCTGACCGCCAAGGATCTGGATCGGGAAGCCAGCGAGGGCGACATCAGCACCTTCAACATCTCGATCCTGGTGACCGAGAAGTTCTGGGACACGCTGCAGCGCGACGCCCTGTGGCACATCGCCGCGCAGGAAGTGCCCGGCAAGTACCACCTGCTCCCGCAGGACGGCGCGTACACCGGCACCCTGCCGGAACTGGCCGACCGCGAGGAGGACGGCGCGCGCGGCGTGCCCCTGTACCGCGAGGCGCAGCCCGGCCTGTTCGACCCGGCCGACGACCGCCCCGGTATTCCGGCCAAGTGGCTGTGGGATCAGATCGCGCAGCACGCGTGGAGCACCGGCGAACCGGGACTCATCTTCAGCGACCGCGTGAACGAATTTTCAGCCCTGAAGAACCTCGGGAAGCGCTACGAGATCCGCAGCACCAACCCCTGCGGCGAGATTCCCCTGACGGTCGGCGAGCCCTGCGACCTGGGCGCGATCAATCTGGCCGCCTACGTGAAGGGCAGCGACTTCGACTACGCCACCTTCCGCGACGACGTGAAGACCTGCGTGCGCTTCCTGGATGACGTGCTGGACGTGAATGTGTTCGCGCTGGAGGACAACCGCGTGGCCTCGCAGGATCTGCGCCGCCTGGGCCTGGGCGTCATGGGTCTGGCCGACGCCCTGATCAAGATGGGCCTGCGCTACGACAGCAAGGCCGGCCGCGACGCCATCTACGAGATCATGAGTGCCCTGCGCGAGGAAGCCGTGGCCGAGAGCGAACGCCTGGCCGTGGAACGCGGCGTGTACCCCGTGTACGAGCGCAACAGTGGCAAGATCCCCCACGAGCCCCGCCGCAACGTGGCCGTCCTGACGGTCGCCCCGACCGGCACCACCAGCATGCTCATGGGCGTGTCCAGCGGCATCGAGCCCGTGTTCAGTCCGTTCATCTGGCGCAAGATCGGCAGCGAGTACCGCGCCCTGCTGGCCCCGCTGTTCGTGGAACTGCTGGAGACCTATCCCGCCCCCGCTGGCATGGACGTGAACGGCAAGTGGGACTGGGACAAGGTCACCGAGGCCGTGTCCGAGAACCACGGCAGCGTCGTCGGCCTGAACTTCATCCCCGAGGCGCTCCAGAGCGTGTTCGTGTGCGCCCACGACATCAAACCCGTCGACCACGTCCGCATGCAGGGCACCGTGCAGATGGCCTTCGACGCCGAGGGCCTCGCCGCCAACAGCCTGAGCAAGACCATCAACCTGCCGAACAACGCCACCGTGCAGGACGTGCAGGACGCCTACAGCGAGGCGTACCGCACCGGCTGCAAGGGCATCACCGTGTACCGCGACGGCAGCCGCCAGTTCCAGGTGCTGAGCACCAGCAAGAAGAAGGACAAGAAGGCCGAGGAGACGCCCGTGCAGGCCGCCGCGGAGGTCATGGGTGAGAAGGCGGAGGACACGGCGCAGAGCCCCGAGAGCCAGCCGGTCGTCGCGGCCGTCGCCGCGCTGCCGCAGGCCCTCAGCGCCCAGCCCGCCGCCCCCGCGAAGCCGCAATACGAGCGGCCCGCGCGCCTCGCCGGGATCACGGACATGGTCAAGCTGACCGACCCCACCAGCGGGCACCGGCGCTCGTTCCTCGTCACGGTCAACCACCTGAACGGCAAACCCGTCGAGGTCATGGTCATCAGCGGCCGCGCCGGCGACGAAGCCAACGCCGACAGCGAGGCGCTGGGCCGCGTCGTGTCCATCGCCCTCCAGCACGGCGTTCCCGCCAGCGCCCTGATCAAGACCATGCGCGGCATCAACGGCGGCCTGTACGGCAGCTACAACGGCCGCCTCGTGGGCAGCAAGGCCGACCTGATCGCCGTCGCCCTGGAGACCTTCCAGAAAGACATGGAGGCCATGCAGCTCCCCCCGCTGGCCGGCGGCAGCAGCGCCCCCGCCCCCGCCGCCGCGCCCACGGGCGTCAGCGTGAGCAGCATGGACGGCATGAGCCGCGACCGCTGCCCCGTGTGCGAGGAGAAGGCCGTGATCCGCGAGGAAGGCTGCCTGAAGTGCCAGGCGTGCGGCTACAGCAAGTGCGGGTGA
- a CDS encoding DUF3800 domain-containing protein, protein MGLMEVYCDESRLELLGGTKSSGKYLAIGSIWIPSERRSELKGVLNSWKSLHAIPRSREIKWTQIGAKKLDAYLDLARYLFRYDFCQFRVIIIDSKIIDIDRFHDGNKELAFYKMYYQLLVHRIQKNQDYRIFLDSKTNRLGPKRVADLRKYLRLRTGSNLELQTVDSADQVLIQYADILTGAVCASANNLPMSDSKRRFIDEIKTILGRPIHQRTTATVEKFNVFRFPMGS, encoded by the coding sequence ATGGGACTGATGGAAGTCTACTGCGATGAATCTAGGCTTGAGCTTTTGGGTGGCACCAAGAGCTCAGGCAAATATCTGGCTATAGGCTCAATTTGGATACCAAGCGAACGGCGCTCTGAGCTAAAAGGCGTATTAAATTCTTGGAAAAGTTTGCATGCCATACCTCGTAGCAGAGAAATTAAATGGACACAGATTGGAGCAAAGAAACTAGATGCTTATTTGGATTTGGCGCGCTACCTGTTTAGGTACGACTTCTGCCAATTCAGAGTTATAATAATAGACTCCAAGATAATTGATATTGATAGATTCCACGATGGTAATAAAGAACTGGCATTTTACAAGATGTATTATCAACTCTTGGTTCATAGAATTCAGAAGAATCAAGATTATCGTATTTTCTTAGATTCTAAAACTAACCGTCTTGGCCCGAAGCGTGTTGCAGATCTCCGCAAATACCTTAGATTAAGAACGGGTTCAAATTTGGAATTACAAACGGTCGACTCAGCAGATCAAGTTTTAATTCAGTATGCCGATATTCTCACTGGTGCAGTTTGTGCATCAGCCAATAACCTTCCAATGAGCGACAGCAAACGCAGGTTTATTGATGAGATTAAGACAATTTTGGGTAGACCAATACATCAAAGAACTACTGCAACGGTTGAAAAGTTTAATGTTTTTCGCTTCCCGATGGGGTCTTGA
- a CDS encoding SDR family oxidoreductase: MTTDLSGKVVLVTGASSGIGRAAAEAFAAQGARVALAARSEDKLRELAATLPDALAVPTDMLDEASVERMVAQTHAHYGRIDVLVNNAGRGMHVPVAQAGLAEYRELLELNVVSVLNAMQQVLPVMTAQGSGHIVNISSGTTKMLVPGLAPYSSTKHALNNLTLIAREEFRPLGITVSLVHPGMTATDFGYNSVQSDPKRAAAYVQGDSPEYVGGLIVQAVQSGEAEVYAESMRRRLKPA; this comes from the coding sequence ATGACAACGGATCTGTCGGGCAAGGTCGTCCTCGTCACCGGGGCATCGTCCGGCATCGGCAGGGCCGCCGCGGAAGCCTTCGCGGCGCAGGGCGCGCGGGTCGCGCTGGCCGCCCGCAGCGAGGACAAACTGCGCGAACTGGCCGCCACGCTCCCAGACGCGCTGGCCGTGCCCACGGACATGCTGGACGAGGCGTCGGTGGAGCGCATGGTGGCGCAGACGCACGCGCACTACGGGCGCATCGACGTGCTCGTGAACAACGCGGGCCGCGGCATGCACGTGCCCGTGGCGCAGGCGGGGCTGGCCGAGTACCGCGAGCTGCTGGAGCTGAACGTGGTGAGCGTGTTGAACGCCATGCAGCAGGTGCTGCCGGTCATGACCGCGCAGGGGTCGGGGCACATCGTGAACATCAGTTCCGGCACGACGAAGATGCTGGTGCCGGGGCTCGCGCCGTACTCCAGCACCAAGCACGCCCTGAACAACCTGACCCTGATCGCGCGGGAGGAGTTCCGGCCCCTGGGCATCACGGTCAGCCTGGTGCATCCGGGCATGACGGCCACGGACTTCGGGTACAACTCCGTGCAGAGCGACCCGAAGCGCGCGGCGGCGTACGTGCAGGGCGACAGTCCCGAGTACGTGGGCGGCCTGATCGTGCAGGCCGTGCAGAGCGGCGAGGCCGAGGTGTACGCGGAGAGCATGCGGCGGCGGCTGAAGCCGGCGTAG
- a CDS encoding diacylglycerol/lipid kinase family protein, whose translation MPTPARPATLLYNAAAGSQRRASPDALHHALLDADYDAEVWLTTRPEDVVERLPHITGTLFIAGGDGTLRAAALHALHRPDLILGVLPLGTANNVARAWSAMGDPLEVARSYRDAAPAPFDVGRVRGQWGEDHFLEACGCGLFAEVLDDYNPHAPKSPVRALGSIFEALTTLHPLGVRVTVDGEAVPSPPALLLEVMNTPSTGNGLHLAPQATPGDGRLDLVRVDATRHLPLFQYGRAMLGGTFDTLPSVSTCPGRSFTVADHGQVFHVDTELRRSHEPGGTVQIDVVPGALSVLRPRP comes from the coding sequence ATGCCCACCCCCGCGCGGCCCGCCACGCTGCTGTACAACGCCGCCGCCGGCAGCCAGCGCCGCGCCTCGCCCGACGCCCTGCACCACGCCCTGCTGGACGCCGACTACGACGCCGAGGTCTGGCTGACGACCCGCCCCGAGGACGTGGTCGAGCGCCTCCCCCACATCACCGGCACACTGTTCATCGCCGGCGGAGACGGCACCCTGCGGGCCGCCGCCCTGCACGCCCTGCACCGCCCGGATCTGATCCTGGGCGTGCTGCCCCTGGGCACCGCGAACAACGTGGCCCGCGCATGGAGCGCCATGGGTGACCCGCTGGAGGTCGCCCGGTCGTACCGGGACGCCGCCCCCGCCCCCTTCGACGTGGGCCGCGTGCGGGGCCAGTGGGGCGAGGATCACTTCCTGGAGGCCTGCGGCTGCGGCCTGTTCGCCGAGGTGCTCGACGACTACAACCCCCACGCGCCCAAGAGTCCGGTGCGGGCCCTGGGCTCGATCTTCGAGGCCCTGACCACACTGCATCCCCTGGGGGTGCGCGTCACGGTGGACGGGGAGGCGGTGCCCAGCCCGCCCGCCCTGCTGCTGGAGGTCATGAACACCCCCTCGACCGGCAACGGCCTGCACCTCGCGCCCCAGGCCACGCCGGGCGACGGCCGGCTGGATCTGGTGCGCGTGGACGCGACCCGGCACCTGCCGCTGTTCCAGTACGGCCGGGCCATGCTGGGCGGCACCTTCGACACCCTGCCCAGCGTGAGCACCTGCCCGGGCCGGTCGTTCACCGTGGCCGATCACGGGCAGGTGTTCCACGTCGACACCGAACTGCGCCGCAGCCACGAACCGGGGGGGACGGTACAGATCGATGTCGTGCCCGGAGCCCTGAGCGTCCTGCGCCCCCGCCCGTGA
- a CDS encoding diacylglycerol/lipid kinase family protein → MTLPGAAPEVTPDAHVPGGDVLATTEATLIYNTKAGGSERSSPDHLVEALHQLGYRPVYRATDSEDDLVQALRDAEGTVFVAGGDGTIRAATLHLAGRAGVILGIIPMGTANNIGRTLGIQGEPLDVIAGYRGATVQPFDLGRVTAPWGEDVFLEACGCGAFAEVLAEYNPDDGKSPLRAVQALGTALSAFDPTPIQLTLDTVPEPDETPYALLEILNTRATGPRLRLATTADTSDGLLDVIRIDASHRDGMLAYLAALARDDFEALPSVQSDRARVIEIPYHGQAFHVDGEVRQGEQGAVGSVRVECWAGAVQVLVPVAAPTSGAAPVGEATP, encoded by the coding sequence ATGACCCTTCCAGGCGCTGCTCCCGAGGTCACTCCGGACGCCCACGTGCCGGGCGGCGACGTGCTGGCCACGACCGAGGCCACGCTGATCTACAACACGAAGGCCGGCGGCAGCGAGCGCAGCAGCCCCGATCACCTGGTCGAGGCCCTGCACCAGCTCGGCTACCGCCCCGTGTACCGCGCCACCGACTCCGAGGACGACCTTGTGCAGGCGCTGCGCGACGCCGAGGGCACCGTGTTCGTGGCGGGCGGCGACGGCACGATCCGCGCCGCGACCCTGCACCTGGCGGGGCGGGCGGGCGTGATCCTGGGCATCATTCCCATGGGCACCGCGAACAACATCGGGCGCACGCTGGGCATCCAGGGTGAGCCGCTGGACGTGATCGCGGGCTACCGGGGCGCGACCGTCCAGCCCTTCGACCTGGGGCGCGTCACGGCTCCCTGGGGCGAGGACGTCTTCCTGGAAGCCTGCGGCTGCGGGGCCTTCGCCGAGGTGCTCGCGGAATACAACCCGGACGACGGCAAGAGCCCACTGCGGGCGGTACAGGCGCTCGGCACGGCGCTGTCGGCCTTCGATCCCACCCCCATCCAGCTCACCCTGGACACCGTGCCGGAACCGGACGAGACGCCGTACGCGCTGCTGGAGATCCTGAACACGCGGGCGACCGGCCCCCGGCTGCGGCTGGCGACCACGGCCGATACCTCCGACGGCCTGCTGGACGTGATCCGCATCGACGCCTCGCACCGCGACGGCATGCTCGCGTATCTGGCCGCGCTGGCCCGCGACGACTTCGAGGCGCTGCCCAGCGTCCAGAGTGACCGTGCCCGCGTGATCGAGATCCCGTACCACGGCCAGGCCTTCCATGTGGACGGCGAGGTGCGCCAGGGCGAACAGGGCGCGGTGGGCAGCGTACGGGTCGAGTGCTGGGCCGGCGCGGTGCAGGTGCTCGTGCCGGTGGCGGCGCCGACCAGCGGGGCTGCGCCCGTCGGGGAGGCCACGCCATGA
- a CDS encoding PHP domain-containing protein → MLGRPPHTIRGIQNNIVWRQGVQVMRVDLHCHTEVSHDCRTAIRDIPGWMLRTNTRVIAVTDHDQFRGGPAVQAIVDDLGLSDRLSIIPGEEITTSEGELIGLFLKERIPPKLTPEQTVREIRAQGGLVMLQHGFDPLKRYRLRPEATARIADEIDIVETFNSRLSQHRWNGTADEWARARGLPTCAGSDAHSLRDIGEAWVETPFRTVDSPAALLAALREGTVAGKWTHPVYAYGRKQWRVFNGQFRRD, encoded by the coding sequence CTGCTCGGCCGTCCACCGCACACCATCCGGGGCATCCAGAACAACATCGTGTGGCGGCAGGGCGTGCAGGTCATGCGCGTGGATCTGCACTGCCACACCGAGGTGAGCCACGACTGCCGCACCGCAATCCGTGACATTCCCGGCTGGATGCTCCGCACCAACACCCGTGTCATCGCGGTCACCGATCATGACCAGTTCCGGGGCGGGCCAGCAGTACAGGCCATCGTGGACGACCTGGGCCTGTCCGACCGTCTGAGCATCATTCCCGGCGAGGAGATCACGACCAGCGAGGGCGAGCTGATCGGCCTGTTCCTGAAAGAACGCATCCCACCGAAGCTCACCCCCGAGCAGACGGTGCGCGAGATCCGTGCCCAGGGTGGACTGGTCATGCTGCAACACGGCTTCGATCCCCTCAAGCGCTACCGCCTGCGCCCGGAAGCGACCGCGCGGATCGCGGACGAGATCGACATCGTGGAGACGTTCAACTCACGTCTGTCCCAGCACCGCTGGAACGGCACGGCCGACGAGTGGGCACGGGCACGCGGCCTGCCGACCTGTGCCGGCAGCGACGCACACTCCCTGCGCGACATCGGCGAGGCCTGGGTCGAGACTCCCTTCCGCACGGTGGACTCCCCTGCTGCACTGCTGGCAGCCCTGCGCGAGGGCACGGTCGCCGGCAAGTGGACCCATCCCGTGTACGCCTACGGCCGCAAGCAGTGGCGGGTCTTCAACGGGCAGTTCCGCCGCGACTGA
- a CDS encoding phosphodiester glycosidase family protein, which translates to MPQRAARQLFLAVLTVTCPPAVALELRTVQADGMSYTVAALDPGRDRLQLHWLNPTTGQPYATFDQLRERLRKEGRTLLFATNSGIYAPGLRPLGLHVEHGKTLTPINTARSGGNFALLPNGVFWIAGARAGVTETQTYRRLPLTPDFATQSGPLLVRRGVLHPEFRKTGTSLKVRSGVGVCTDGRVRFVISAGPVNFYRFATVFRDTLRCPDALYLDGSLSAYTTPQVNTQLLDFGGIWSVSR; encoded by the coding sequence ATGCCACAACGCGCTGCCAGACAACTCTTTCTCGCGGTGCTGACCGTGACGTGTCCGCCCGCTGTGGCCCTGGAACTCCGCACCGTCCAGGCCGACGGCATGTCCTACACCGTCGCCGCCCTCGATCCTGGCCGTGATCGCCTCCAGCTTCACTGGCTGAATCCGACGACCGGCCAGCCCTACGCCACCTTCGACCAGCTGCGTGAGCGGCTGCGCAAGGAGGGACGTACCCTGCTGTTCGCCACCAACAGCGGGATCTACGCGCCTGGCCTGAGACCCCTGGGCCTGCATGTGGAGCACGGAAAGACGCTGACGCCGATCAACACTGCGCGATCCGGCGGCAACTTCGCTCTGCTGCCCAACGGCGTGTTCTGGATCGCGGGCGCCCGTGCCGGCGTGACCGAGACCCAGACCTACCGCCGTCTGCCCCTGACACCAGACTTCGCCACACAGTCCGGCCCCCTGCTGGTGCGGCGTGGCGTGCTGCATCCGGAGTTCCGCAAGACCGGCACCTCCTTGAAGGTGCGCAGCGGGGTCGGGGTCTGCACGGACGGTCGGGTGCGGTTCGTGATCAGCGCCGGGCCGGTGAATTTCTACCGCTTCGCGACCGTCTTCCGCGATACCCTGCGCTGCCCGGACGCGCTGTATCTGGATGGCAGCCTGAGCGCGTACACCACGCCGCAGGTGAACACCCAGCTCCTCGACTTCGGGGGGATCTGGAGCGTGAGCCGGTAA